The DNA region cagtatattttttaaatacgaatgtgtttggaaaattaatttatattaaaaaaatcattgtttTCAATATATTTAGTCAAACTGATATTTGATAACATTTTTATAATAAGTaaaactagacgaacacataggaactgatttcatgtcattccgatgTCTTTAAGTCCATAAGCCGGTTTCGACCaaaattgattgattgattgatataCCTAAAGATTTTGGAATGTCATGAAACTTATTTTTTATGTGTTCGTCTAATTATCTTGTTTataaaaaatactataaaatattattttgactAATATATTGAGCttggtaattttttaaatacaaatatatctgaaaaattaatttgtgtttagaaaattattacggattgataatatttttataattaagagaattagatgaatatataaaaaattaattttatattattttaaaatttctacttTCACCAATCAATTTTcatcgaaaataaattttataataaaaaaataaatttgaccggaaaaaaaataattaatttgaggACGGAAGTGAAATGGAAacattgataattttaaaattatgataaataattttaaaaactttctcacAGGTTCAGTAatctgaaaatgaaattaaacgaAAAGGTCTCTCTTCTTTGAAAATTAGAAGCTCACTCTGCTcttgattttattattaaaaaaattacagaTGGCGCATAAGATTCCCTTGAAATCATCATAACCGTTAcaaattttctctttttttttctgataatttaaaaacaattatttatttatttattttctctccAAAATGATGCGACCACCGAAACGCTCGTCAAAGCTGTCCAACGGACACTTACAGTCTGGTCTCTTCTTTATACGTGTATAAAAAACTCTCTGCCTCACCTCCGTCTTCCCCACGCTTCCCATTTCCTCCACTCCACGTCTTGCTTTCATCTCTCTGCTCTCCGCTTCGGAGCTTGGAGCACCGCCCTATGGCCCAGGAGACCAGAGCCGAGTCGCCGGAGGCGACAGTGGCCGCCGTGGAGGTCGTCGTCGCTGAGGTGATGGCGTCGGAGAAGGAGGTGGTCGGTGAGCAGCCGGTATCGGTGGCTGAGCCTGCCTCTGAGGTGGTGAAGCCAGTAAAGAACTCGGCTTTGGAGGTCGCTCTTGCCGCGGAGAAAGCGGCCgaggtggaggagaagaaggcggcggcggcggaggaggtTAAGGCGGAAGGGATGCTGCAAGCTGTCTCCTTTAAGGAGGAGAGTAACCTTGTTTCGGAGCTCGAAGATCCTGAGAAGAAGGCGCTGGAGGAGCTCAAGCTGCTCGTCCAGGCTGCGCTCGCGAATAGCGAGTTCAGCCCTCCGGCTCCCGCCAAGGAGAAGGAGGCGAAGGCGGAAGGCGACGCTGCTTCTGTTCCTGAGGAGGATCCCCTGAAGACTGTGGCGGCGGAGGAGGGTAAAGTCGAAGGAGACTCTGAGAAAGAGACCGCCGCAAAGGCTGTAGCGGCAGAGGAGGCTGAAGCAGGGGGCGAATCTGCTCCTGCGCCTGGGGAGGAGGTCCCGAAAGATGTGGTGGCGGAGGCGGTCAAAACTGAGGGCGGACCCTCGGCCTCAGCAGAAGAGCCCCCGAAGGCCGTAGCAACAGAGGAGCCTCTGAAGTCTGTTGCGGTGGAGGAGCCGACCGCACCGACCGTGGAAGAAAAACAGAAGCCTCCGGAAGCAGAAGAGAAGTCGGATGACGACGGTGCTAAAACCGTCGAGGCCATAGAGGAAACCGTCGTTCCCATTTCTGCTCCTCCGTTCGCCGAGACCGAAACGCCGGCAGCAGAAGCTCCaagggaggagaaggaagaggaaaaAGTCTCACCGCCTTCGCCAGAGAAAGTCATCATCTGGGGAGTGCCACTCCTCGCCGACGAGAGGAGCGACACTGTCCTCCTTAAGTTCCTCCGCGCCAGGGACTTCAAGGTGAAGGAAGCCATGGCCATGCTCAAGAACGCCGTACTCTGGCGGAAGGAGTTTGGCATCGAGGCGCTCCTCGAAGAGGATCTCGGCGTCCCCGAGTTGGAGAAGGTGGTGTTCATGCACGGCGTCGACAAAGTGAACCACCCCGTCTGCTACAACGTGTATGGCGAGTTCCAAAACAAGGAGCTTTACGCCGCCGCCTTCGCCGACAAGGAGAAGAGGCACAGGTTCTTGAGGTGGAGAATTCAGTACTTGGAGAAGGGCATAAGGAACTCACTGGACTTCAATCCAGAAGGCGTTTCCACCATGGTCCAGGTCACCGACCTCAAGAACTCAATCGGCCTCGCGAAGAAGGAGCTCCGCCAAGCTCTCGACTTGCTCCAAGATAACTACCCCGAGTTCGCCGCCAAACAGGTAACTTCCATTCCTCACTACCATTTcctaatcaaaatcaaaattttgaaacacCATAATCATCTCTGGTTCGGTAGGTGTTCATCAACGTCCCATGGTGGTACCTGGCTTTCAACAGGATGATCAGTCCATTCTTTACACAAAGAACAAAGAGCAAGTTTGTTTTCGCAGGGCCATCTAAATCAGCTGAGACCCTCTTCAAGTCAGTAGATTTCTTCATCTTATTAAGCAAAATTTGAAGTTTAATCTGATAATTTTCTCTATTCTGCAACTGGATCATACAGATACATCGCTCCTGAGCAAGTTCCTGTTCAGTTTGGAGGCCTGAGCAAGGAGAATGACCCAGATTTCAGCACTGCTGATTCTGTTACAGAGGTCGCCATTAAGCCATCAACCAAGCATGTCATCCAAATTCCAGTCAGTGAGGTAATTAAATGATACACCAATTCGGCTAATGCTATACCGATTCTGATCGCTTTGGTGCTTCCTTACAGTCGAGCACCATTGCTTGGGAGCTCCGAGTTCTCGGCTCCGACGTGACTTACCGCGCTGAATTCGTGCCCGAGGCGGAGGATGGATACACGATCATCGTTCAGAAGGCGCGGAAGTTGATCGCGACCGACGAGCCAGTGGTGAAGGGCAGTTTCAAAATCGGCGAGGCCGGCAAAGTGGTTCTCACTGTGGACAACAACACctccaagaagaagaaactactCTACAGGTACAAGACCAAGAGCTCTGCGGATTGCTCTTAAATCAAGCAACCGTAAACTGAACGTGATGAACGAAATCACATCTACTGTTTACCTTATTATTGTTCTCAGTTTTATCTTCAAGTAATTAGTCTGTATGGTGTTTGTTGACTTGCTGAAGTCGGGAATTCATTTGTGGGTGTAAATTGAATTTTGTATACGTTCTTCTGTCTATCAATTTGATTGCTTTTTGTTACTACATTGAGAACACACGACCGAGTCATTCAATTCTCACTCCACACTATCAATTTGATTGCTTCTGTCTATGAACATTGTCGATTTGCTCAAGAACAGAGAGGTCTGAGTCTCAGTGTTTTGGTGCAGAAGTTGAGCCGTGAAATGAGCAAAACCACTTGGTGCTTGTGCATATGATGATATGCTTTAGCCCCCACGGGGACTTGAGCTTCCACCAACACCTTCAAAGTGGGTGGTGAATAATTGGCCATCCGTAGAATTGGACAAAGTGCACGCGTGTCCCATGTTTTTGGCCTTCGGTTCAGTGTGCGTTTCAGTCAGGTCACTGTGCGTGTCAGTGCCAGAAGGTCAACAATTTTTATTTTATACCTATGCTCAGGACCtctgtctattttattttatttaataaaaattaaaaataattgaaAATGGAAAATGAATCCTGCTCTTatgtttttaataaaaaaaaaattgtttttttaattttttttatagtcaTTTAAGTCAGACTTCATACGTAGGCCAATTGGACCCAACATAACTCAAATGTAGATCCGATACAGATCGGATCGGGCAGATTTCTGGCATCCAGGCCCGATTGCACATAACTGAGGACGTTGGCACCTGTCGGACAAAACCTAACCTAATTACCCCGCTCACACTGCTTCTGTTTCGTCCCAAACAAACACCgactccaccaccaccaccaccaccaccaccgccGCCTCCTTCCTTCAGCACCTTCCTTCAGCACCTCCTCCTCGTCTCGATCAACCGAATCCCCGTCGCGGTTTCCTGGAGAAGCCTTTCCCACCTCACTCTTCGCCTCTAATTTGTACGTTTCTTCTTCTAATTCTGCTTGTTTTTGACAGTTTTCGATGGCTCCTTGAGATTGTTTTGCTTTAGCTTATTGGCCATATAGAGATCGtttgatttttgttttctttccacGAGTTGTTCTTCTTAGTTATGATAATGTTTGCATCCTTCCTTGATTTGTTTGCTTCGTGCTACTTGTTCATTTTACAGGTTCCAGCCCTCTAAACCCTAATATTTCACGCGTCCGGACTCGAGCATCGCAGCAGACGCAGCCTCTTCGCTAAAGATGCTCTCCCGCTCTGCCTCTCTTCGCCAGCCTCTTCGCTTCCTTGTTCTCACTGCTGTAGCTTCCTTCCACCCTCGCTGCATCTCCTCTCCGCCTCCGCCTCCACCTCCGCCTCTGTCTTTTCCTCGTCTCCCCTCTCCTCTGTTCCCTCCGTCCAATTCCGCTTCCTTTCAATACTCTAAGGCATTCTCTAGCGGGAGTCGCGATGATGGCGGCGACTGGAAATTAACCCCCGAGGAGGACGAGGGTGGTTTCGTTTTTCCGGACGAGGGCGACCTTGCAGGGATTTCTGATGACGCCCCGAGACCCTCCGGAACAGAGGCGATCAACGCTGTAGCCGGAATCATGGATCAGTGGGAAAAGGGCTCCGGGACAGTTGATAAAGGGGATATTTTTGATGGCCTCGATGGAGAGACTCTGGCTAACGAGAACGGGCTTGGAGGATTAGGCGTGGAGGAATGGGAGACGGCTGAGGGATACAAGCCATGGTCATTGGGCGACGATGATGAAAAATTGAGCCTGTTCAACGATGGCGATGGAGGGGTAGTCAACGGTGGCGTTGATGATTTAGGGAAGTCTAGTGATGAGCAGAAGCAGCAACTTGAGATGCGAGAGAAAGAGCTGTTAGATATTCTGGAAGGTAAGACATCACAAAACAACGTAGCCCAAAGAATATCTATTTTTGTTCATCTCTCATCATCCTGGATTAGTTCTAAGCATGAAGAATTTTCTAGGTCTAGATTTTTGTTGATTTTTTCCTTCATTATGTTTGATAGTGCAAGGAGTAATAAACCATCTAACAAGCATGAGCATGTTCATTGTTGAAATATCATCATCAGCACTCTAATTATCATGATATGATAATATTTTCCTATTATGCATTGTAGTAGACTTGCTACCTGTTATGCGGAACAAGTAATATTATAACATAGAATATTTCTTATTTTTTGTTAACATACATATTTTTAATATCTAAAGTTTCTACCATTTGTAGaacaaatgtttaagttaatccTTACAATTACATAACTTAATGCTTAATAATCACAAGAATTAATCTTCTTTGGTggagaaaataataaacaaatcatCTTTAATTTCTTCATCATCAAATTAGTAGAACTAGTTTCACTTCCTTTTCCCCACATAGATTGCCTTCACAGGAGCTCATCTAACTTTCTTAAGTGCCCTAACTGCCTAAAGGGACCACATATCACATATGTGATGCAGTCCCTTGCCTAAAAGTTTTTGCCCTCGCATATGCAATTATCTAATCCTTTTTTAGAAACATTGTTGTTGGGCATATCCACTTTGTACTGCTCAGACCCCTATCCCTCTAAATATTTGCTACTCTAACCTATTTAAATACACATTTTGGATGATAAATGGGTACTTGAACTTGTTGGTACTCGTGGATACCTAACTTAGATGAGTAAAATATGCATTTATGTTCATCCTGAAGATATCCATAATTTTAAGCATAATCAGGATGTTTAAATCAAGCTTAAATGAGTTGGGTACCCACAATTCGATTATCAGGTACCCATTGCTATCTCTAGGTATGATAGAAAATATGAATCatgaataatttttcaattttcaGCTTATATTGATTAAGCTCAATcatcttaaaatattttctaccTAAAGGTTCATTATCATcacttttatcatttttctttctaATTAAATTTGTGACAAAGACTTCATAGACGTATGAATGTTGGCCTATATTCTTTAGCAACTTCAGATACAACTTTGGTTAAAATTTTGCGTCATACTACTATGGATATGAAATATAGATATGCATATGAGTTAGCCTTAATGTCCTTTTGATGTTATATACTAGATAATTTGTTGAAGAACATTATTTTAAAAGGCCTTCGCTATGTCACCTATATTGGGTGCATAAACTTATCTAGTGAGGGATTGCATGGCATCTACTTATGTCAGCCAAATCTGAAGATTCTTAAAGTTGAAATAGTTCGAGTTATAAATAATTAGGTTAACCAACTTAACGTTTTTATCTTCTATTCTTCTATCTATAGTACATCCCATCTCAATTGTGAGTTAGTATCTGAGTATGAGACTATTTGTTAAATATTTGTGATAAGCACGTTCAGATTGTGTCCTTTATGAAAGTGATGCTTCCTGGATGTTTTGCTATTTTTCCTACTTGTAAATCTTTTTACTATGAATTTCTACATTGTCATTTAACACCTTGGTTTTCCTAATTTTTTATGTCGTTTGAAGATATTGGGTTTCTTATTCTTCAACTATACTCCTACCCAATGTGTATTAGAAAGAGTGCTTTAAATTTCCATTGGCTCATTTTGCTCGCTTTGCTTCGAAATTCAAAATGGCAGGTCCGAAACATGCATTTGGAGATCTCACTGAAGCATCAGGGATCACAGATGATATGATTGATAGTTTGATTATATTGAAGGATGTAACGGGTGTTCCAGGATTACCTCCTCTTAAGGAAATACAAGAGGAAGCAATTGCAAAGATGAATGCAACATCAACAAGAACTGAAATTGAGCGTAAGAAACAAGAGGAGATTGCAAAATCTAGAGTTCGTCAGGTGGATGAAAAGGGTAGAGCATATGGAACAGGGAGAAGGAAATGCAGCGTAGCTCGTGTATGGATTAAACCCGGTGATGGGACGTTCATTGTAAATGACAAGCAGTTTGATGTTTATTTTCCCATTCTTGATCACCGAGCAGAACTTCTCAGACCTTTCACTGTCACAAAAACTCTCGGTCTCTGGGACGTAAATTGCACTGTTAAAGGGGGTGGAGTTTCTGGTAAGTAACACTCTGAGAATATGTGATCTAACATCGTGTCATGGTTATATCTTAAATTCACCATTTTGGTTTGAAAAATCTAGTTAAAACTAGAAAAATCAT from Zingiber officinale cultivar Zhangliang chromosome 4B, Zo_v1.1, whole genome shotgun sequence includes:
- the LOC121977023 gene encoding patellin-3-like, whose translation is MAQETRAESPEATVAAVEVVVAEVMASEKEVVGEQPVSVAEPASEVVKPVKNSALEVALAAEKAAEVEEKKAAAAEEVKAEGMLQAVSFKEESNLVSELEDPEKKALEELKLLVQAALANSEFSPPAPAKEKEAKAEGDAASVPEEDPLKTVAAEEGKVEGDSEKETAAKAVAAEEAEAGGESAPAPGEEVPKDVVAEAVKTEGGPSASAEEPPKAVATEEPLKSVAVEEPTAPTVEEKQKPPEAEEKSDDDGAKTVEAIEETVVPISAPPFAETETPAAEAPREEKEEEKVSPPSPEKVIIWGVPLLADERSDTVLLKFLRARDFKVKEAMAMLKNAVLWRKEFGIEALLEEDLGVPELEKVVFMHGVDKVNHPVCYNVYGEFQNKELYAAAFADKEKRHRFLRWRIQYLEKGIRNSLDFNPEGVSTMVQVTDLKNSIGLAKKELRQALDLLQDNYPEFAAKQVFINVPWWYLAFNRMISPFFTQRTKSKFVFAGPSKSAETLFKYIAPEQVPVQFGGLSKENDPDFSTADSVTEVAIKPSTKHVIQIPVSESSTIAWELRVLGSDVTYRAEFVPEAEDGYTIIVQKARKLIATDEPVVKGSFKIGEAGKVVLTVDNNTSKKKKLLYRYKTKSSADCS
- the LOC121977024 gene encoding 30S ribosomal protein S9, mitochondrial-like — protein: MLSRSASLRQPLRFLVLTAVASFHPRCISSPPPPPPPPLSFPRLPSPLFPPSNSASFQYSKAFSSGSRDDGGDWKLTPEEDEGGFVFPDEGDLAGISDDAPRPSGTEAINAVAGIMDQWEKGSGTVDKGDIFDGLDGETLANENGLGGLGVEEWETAEGYKPWSLGDDDEKLSLFNDGDGGVVNGGVDDLGKSSDEQKQQLEMREKELLDILEGPKHAFGDLTEASGITDDMIDSLIILKDVTGVPGLPPLKEIQEEAIAKMNATSTRTEIERKKQEEIAKSRVRQVDEKGRAYGTGRRKCSVARVWIKPGDGTFIVNDKQFDVYFPILDHRAELLRPFTVTKTLGLWDVNCTVKGGGVSGQVGAIRLGISRALQCWEPGLRPYLKAAGYLTRDPRVVERKKPGKAKARKSFQWVKR